A genome region from Apus apus isolate bApuApu2 chromosome 2, bApuApu2.pri.cur, whole genome shotgun sequence includes the following:
- the RIPK1 gene encoding receptor-interacting serine/threonine-protein kinase 1, with protein MSLEDIHMNSQDLLEKKHLDAGGFGTISLCFHKKHGYVVLKKVYTGPQRTEYNASLLEEGKIMHRLQHNRVVKLLGILLEDGNYSLVMEYVDRGNMMKVLQKISLPLSVKGRFVLEITEGMLYLHEQGFVHKDLKPENILVDADFHIKIADLGVASFKNWSRLTQEETVRQKQLKNTHQNNAGTLFYMAPEHLRSVNVKPVEKSDVYSFGIVIWAIFASKEPYEHGINEAQICFGIINGNRPDIKEITNKCPVEIIDLMKQCWEQDPEKRPTFAEVSQRYKPFYYQNLGKDIEDDLKKLKKMWPESNELLNRMQSLQIDAVAEDTSNGQVDPPNSLHSSQGPVTNQINEGLFAASPENQPVESCETSFTSPDNLERKLQQEYNYHVFGSWMDKAVSPVIYTPEMREEEKKRRVSYDPFAKSSSTPPQSELYPRDEKTGFNTKPYLWPQPAATTPKQRNVENFYGADPNSLLTGNTEGLYGSSSASTFSPSKPPVPESGPNLPSQTNVNWYPKNTDTDTGNKDSTPFTKPTFTYCPSALRSTEDSVKYNISNSSGIQIGSYNHMKIEDPNQHISTSVNVEATYNYYEATGIFDNTTVLTEKHLNLVREKLAKQWKHCARKLGFCDPDIDEIDHDYERDGLKEKVYQMLLKWGMKEGSKGATVGKLAKALFGCQRLDLLTSLMQINEE; from the exons ATGTCACTGGAAGACATCCATATGAACTCCCAGgatttacttgaaaaaaaacacttagaTGCTGGAGGATTTGGAACAATTTCTTTATGCTTTCACAAGAAGCATGGATATGTAGTATTAAAAAAAGTGTATACGGGACCCCAGCGCACTGA ataCAATGCTTCCCTCCTTGAAGAAGGAAAGATTatgcacaggctgcagcacaacCGTGTGGTAAAACTACTAGGTATACTTTTGGAAGACGGAAACTACTCGCTTGTGATGGAGTATGTGGACCGGGGAAACATGATGAAAGTGCTGCAGAAA ATCTCACTGCCTTTGTCAGTGAAAGGGCGTTTTGTGCTGGAGATCACAGAAGGAATGCTTTATCTGCATGAGCAAGGCTTTGTACACAAAGacctaaaaccagaaaatatccTTGTGGACGCAGACTTCCACATTAAG ATTGCAGATCTCGGTGTTGCCTCCTTTAAGAACTGGAGTCGGCTGACCCAAGAAGAGACTGTCCGACAAAAGCAACTCAAGAACACTCACCAGAACAATGCTGGGACTCTTTTCTATATGGCCCCAGAGCATTTACGCTCTGTTAATGTAAAACCTGTGGAGAAGTCAGATGTTTACAGCTTTGGCATAGTGATCTGGGCAATTTTTGCTAGCAAAGAGCCATATGAAC atggtATAAATGAAGCCCAGATTTGCTTTGGCATCATTAATGGAAACAGACCAGACATAAAGGAGATCACTAACAAATGTCCGGTGGAAATTATTGACTTAATGAAACAATGCTGGGAGCAAGATCCAGAGAAACGGCCAACCTTTGCAG AAGTTAGCCAAAGATACAAGCCATTTTACTATCAAAATCTAGGAAAAGATATTGAAGATGATCTGAAAAAGTTAAAA AAAATGTGGCCCGAGTCAAATGAACTGCTGAATAGGATGCAATCCCTTCAAATAGATGCTGTAGCAGAAGATACCAGTAATGGTCAAGTAG atCCGCCTAATTCTCTACACAGCTCCCAAGGTCCCGTGACCAATCAGATTAACGAAGGCCTGTTTGCTGCCTCTCCTGAAAACCAGCCTGTGGAGAGCTGTGAGACCTCCTTTACATCTCCTGAtaatctggaaagaaaacttcAGCAAGAATACAACTACCATGTGTTTGGGAGTTGGATGGATAAAGCAGTTTCACCTGTAATATACACCCCTGAAatgagagaagaagaaaagaagcgAAGAGTTTCCTATGATCCATTTGCAAAGTCATCTTCTACTCCCCCACAGAGTGAACTGTATCCAAGAGAtgaaaaaacaggttttaacACTAAGCCATATTTGTGGCCACAGCCAGCTGCAACAACTCCAAAACAGAGGAATGTTGAAAATTTTTACGGGGCAGACCCTAACAGTCTTCTAACAGGAAACACCGAAGGTCTCTATGGATCAAGTTCAGCCAGTACCTTTAGCCCAAGTAAACCTCCTGTACCTGAATCTGGCCCAAACCTGCCGTCACAGACCAATGTAAACTGGTATCCAAAGAACACAGACACAGATACAG GTAACAAGGATTCCACTCCTTTCACAAAGCCAACTTTTACATATTGTCCTTCTGCACTCAGAAGCACAG AAGATTCAGTCAAGTACAACATCAGTAACAGTTCTGGAATTCAAATTGGATCCTACAATCACATGAAGATTGAAGACCCCAATCAACACATCAGCACTTCTGTTAATGTAGAAGCAACTTACAATTATTATGAAGCAACAGGTATATTTG acaATACTACTGTCCTGACTGAGAAACATCTGAATCTAGTGAGAGAAAAGTTGGCTAAACAATGGAAGCACTGTGCTCGTAAATTGGGCTTCTGTGATCCCGACATTGATGAAATTGATCATGACTATGAACGAGATGgactaaaagaaaaagtttacCAAATGCTGCTGAAGTGGGGAATGAAGGAAGGCTCCAAAGGTGCTACAGTTGGAAAGCTTGCCAAAGCCCTCTTTGGCTGCCAAAGACTGGATCTCCTTACTAGTTTGATGCAAATCAATGAGGAATAA